In the Populus trichocarpa isolate Nisqually-1 chromosome 1, P.trichocarpa_v4.1, whole genome shotgun sequence genome, one interval contains:
- the LOC18094213 gene encoding transcription factor MAMYB: MEFLDEDARPRFLFQSRPIPSSLTNTQTQQKPFNKLFLFLSISLSSLLLLLSFLYLQTEPIRSLLFWVSISLLVGPIAPSHLTGGDIRVGEGPILEPLEQEPEFVEEKQARKKRSKPIRSEEIVKNPIQNVEITNGLSTKGKKAETLASGEKGLVRNEGEKEWNEEDSEILKKQMVKNPVGKPRRWEVIAEAFNGRYRVESVIKKAKELGEKKMDDSDSYARFLKNRKPLDTRAESGSQGLESDESGQEVGGGLGWTTGEDIALLNALKVFSKDVAMRWEKIAAAVPGKSKAACMKRVTELKKDFRSSKAGSES; the protein is encoded by the coding sequence ATGGAGTTTTTAGACGAGGACGCCAGACCTCGATTCCTCTTTCAATCTCGCCCGATCCCATCTTCACTAACCAATACCCAAACCCAACAAAAACCATTTAACAAATTGTTCCTCTTCctatcaatctctctctcttccctttTGCTGCTTCTCTCATTTCTCTACCTCCAAACAGAACCAATCAGATCCCTCCTCTTCTGGGTCTCCATCTCCCTCCTCGTTGGCCCTATCGCTCCCTCTCACCTCACTGGAGGTGACATTCGTGTTGGTGAAGGCCCAATCCTTGAACCCCTAGAACAAGAACCCGAATttgtagaagaaaaacaagctaGAAAAAAGAGATCAAAACCGATTAGATCTGAAGAGATTGTGAAGAATCCGATTCAAAATGTGGAAATAACAAATGGGTTGTCGACTAAAGGGAAAAAGGCTGAAACTTTGGCTAGTGGTGAAAAGGGTTTGGTGAGAAATGAGGGAGAGAAGGAGTGGAATGAAGAGGATTCGGAGATTCTGAAGAAACAAATGGTGAAGAATCCTGTAGGGAAGCCAAGGAGATGGGAGGTGATTGCGGAGGCATTTAATGGGAGGTATAGAGTGGAGAGTGTGATAAAGAAAGCTAAAGAATTGGGAGAGAAGAAGATGGATGATAGTGATTCCTATGCGAGATTTTTGAAGAACAGGAAGCCACTGGATACAAGAGCTGAAAGTGGGAGTCAAGGATTGGAGAGTGATGAAAGTGGGCAGGAGGTTGGTGGTGGATTGGGGTGGACTACAGGAGAGGATATTGCTTTGTTAAATGCATTGAAAGTATTTTCTAAGGATGTGGCAATGAGGTGGGAGAAGATTGCAGCTGCTGTTCCGGGGAAGTCAAAGGCAGCTTGTATGAAAAGAGTCACTGAATTGAAAAAGGATTTTCGGAGCTCGAAAGCTGGTTCTGAAAGTTAG
- the LOC18094216 gene encoding haloacid dehalogenase-like hydrolase domain-containing protein Sgpp, translating into MTVSSAENIVDDATFSLSRLAPLEAILFDVDGTLCDSDPLHHYAFREMLQEINFNDGVPITEEFFVQNIAGKHNEDIALSLFPDDLQRGLKFTEDKEAMFRRLASEQLKPINGLYKLKKWVEDRGLKRAAVTNAPRANAELMISLLGLSDFFHAVIIGDECQHAKPHPEPYLKALEVLNVSKDHTFVCEDSVSGIKAGVAAGMPVVGLTTRNPEHLLLEAKPTLLIKDYEDPKLWTALEELDKQAAAAKPTA; encoded by the exons ATGACGGTTTCTTCTgcagaaaatattgttgatgatgC TACATTCTCTCTCTCCAGGCTTGCTCCTTTGGAAGCGATACTATTTGATGTTGATGGGACTCTCTGTGATTCAGATCCCCTCCACCACTATGCCTTCCGAGAAATGCTTCAAGAG ATAAATTTCAATGACGGGGTCCCAATTACGGAGGAATTCTTTGTTCAGAATATTGCTGGCAAGCATAATGAGGATATTGCTTTGTCCCTCTTTCCCGATGATCTCCAGCGAGGCTTAAAATTCACGGAGGATAAGGAAGCCATGTTCCGAAG GTTGGCATCTGAGCAACTTAAGCCTATAAATGGTCTATACAAATTGAAGAAATGGGTTGAAGACCGTGGGCTGAAACGAGCTGCAGTTACGAATGCTCCAAGAGCAAATGCTGAACTCATGATCTCACTTCTGGGCCTCTCAGATTTTTTTCATGCTGTTATCATTGGGGATGAGTGTCAACATGCCAAACCACACCCAGAACCCTACTTGAAGGCTCTTGAAGTACTCAATGTGTCAAAGGACCACACCTTTGTGTGCGAG GATTCTGTTTCAGGCATAAAAGCTGGGGTGGCCGCCGGGATGCCTGTTGTTGGTTTAACTACCAGAAACCCAGAACATTTATTGCTGGAGGCAAAGCCTACACTTCTTATAAAGGATTATGAAGATCCAAAGTTGTGGACAGCTCTGGAAGAACTTGATAAGCAAGCAGCTGCTGCAAAACCTACTGCTTGA
- the LOC18094217 gene encoding haloacid dehalogenase-like hydrolase domain-containing protein Sgpp gives MTVSSGENSVERKSSLSGFAPLEAVLFDVDGTLCDSDPLHYFTFREMLQEINFNGGVPITEKFFSEKLSGKHNEDMALVLFPDDIEGGMKFLADKEALFRRLVPERLKAVNGLYKMKKWVEDHGLKRAAVTNAPRENAELIISILGLTDFFEALIIGSECEHPKPHPDPYLKALEALKVSKDHTFVFEDSVSGIKAGVAAGLPVVGLTTGNPEHALMEANPTFLLKDYNDPKLWAALEELESAGKAVV, from the exons ATGACAGTTTCTTCTGGTGAAAACTCGGTTGAGAG AAAAAGCTCTCTTTCTGGATTTGCTCCACTGGAAGCTGTATTATTTGATGTTGATGGAACTTTATGCGATTCTGATCCCCTTCACTATTTTACCTTTCGAGAAATGCTTCAAGAG ATAAATTTCAACGGAGGGGTTCCTATTACCGAGAAGTTCTTCTCTGAGAAACTTTCTGGCAAGCATAATGAAGATATGGCTTTGGTTCTCTTCCCTGATGATATTGAAGGAGGCATGAAATTTCTTGCTGATAAAGAAGCTTTGTTTCGGAG ATTGGTCCCAGAAAGATTGAAGGCTGTAAATGGCTTATACAAAATGAAGAAATGGGTTGAAGATCATGGCTTGAAACGGGCTGCAGTTACTAACGCTCCAAGAGAGAATGCTGAACTCATCATATCGATTCTGGGGCTCACAGATTTCTTTGAAGCTCTTATAATAGGAAGTGAATGTGAGCATCCAAAACCACACCCAGACCCCTACTTGAAGGCTCTTGAAGCACTCAAGGTGTCAAAAGACCACACTTTTGTATTTGAG GATTCTGTTTCAGGGATAAAAGCTGGAGTGGCAGCTGGGTTGCCCGTTGTTGGGTTGACTACAGGAAACCCAGAGCATGCGCTGATGGAAGCAAACCCTACCTTTCTCCTCAAGGATTATAATGATCCGAAACTCTGGGCAGCACTGGAAGAGCTTGAGAGTGCAGGAAAAGCTGTAGTTTGA